One genomic region from Leptospira tipperaryensis encodes:
- a CDS encoding DoxX family protein: protein MLQKFFKTDSDLGSLILRVVAGVVLFPHGAQKILGWFGGYGFTGTMGYLVGIGIPTPIAFLVIIGEFFGALGLIFGFLTRLSALGIGIVMLGAVYVHIPNGFFVNWAGNQQGEGYEFHLLVIGISLVLFIKGAGKASIDSLIGKKLD from the coding sequence ATGCTTCAAAAATTTTTTAAAACAGATTCGGATTTAGGATCTCTCATTCTCAGAGTGGTTGCCGGCGTGGTCTTGTTCCCGCACGGAGCGCAAAAGATTTTAGGTTGGTTCGGGGGTTACGGCTTCACAGGGACCATGGGATATTTAGTCGGAATTGGAATTCCTACACCGATTGCATTTCTCGTAATCATCGGAGAATTTTTCGGCGCCCTCGGTTTGATCTTCGGTTTCCTTACAAGGCTTTCAGCTCTTGGAATCGGAATCGTCATGCTTGGAGCGGTTTATGTCCACATACCGAATGGATTCTTTGTAAACTGGGCTGGAAATCAACAAGGAGAAGGATACGAGTTTCATCTTCTTGTCATCGGAATCTCCTTAGTTCTTTTTATCAAAGGCGCAGGAAAAGCTTCCATAGATTCTTTGATCGGAAAAAAACTCGATTAA
- a CDS encoding GMC family oxidoreductase: MQMKEIFYDFDYIVIGSGFGGSVSALRLSQKGYKVAVIESGKRWNSSEFPKTNWNLRKFLWFPKLFCFGIQRINFLNDVMVLSGAGVGGGSLVYANTLYVPPEPFWKKDVVHKMGGKKTILPFYELAKKMLGVVENPRTWASDNYMQETAKTFGIESSFIKTPVGVHFGKSGVDPFFGGEGPERNSCNDCGGCMVGCRYNAKNTLDKNYLYFAEKAGTVILPETKVNRLIPLSADGSEGYELHTERTTSLFGSPRRTYKTKGVVLSAGVLGTLGLLLKMKEEGILPKLSKRLGHIVRTNSESLIGVTLKDKKADLSHGVAITSSVFPDEHTHIEPVRYSDGSDAMNGLAAGVIVDGGGSIPRQLRFLIEVLKHPVNSISLLNPIGFARRTIILLVMQTVDNSIEIIRKRRWIWPFQKSLSSTQETGEKIPTYIPIANEFARRLAKITNGVARSSINEALLDIPATAHILGGCSIAETPEEGVVDLKNRVFGYQNLMICDGSMIPANLGVNPSLTITALSERAMSFVPLKEKEILSFKFEKKWGIVGLLGKTKILPAKKKSVLKSKKK, translated from the coding sequence ATGCAAATGAAAGAAATATTTTATGATTTTGATTATATCGTCATAGGCTCCGGATTTGGAGGGAGTGTTTCCGCGCTTCGACTTTCGCAAAAAGGATATAAAGTCGCCGTTATAGAATCCGGAAAACGCTGGAATAGTTCTGAATTTCCTAAAACGAACTGGAATCTGCGAAAGTTTCTCTGGTTCCCGAAACTCTTCTGCTTCGGAATTCAAAGAATCAACTTCTTAAACGACGTGATGGTTCTCAGCGGAGCCGGAGTAGGCGGAGGAAGTCTCGTCTACGCAAACACATTGTATGTTCCGCCTGAACCTTTCTGGAAGAAGGATGTGGTTCATAAAATGGGAGGAAAAAAAACCATTCTTCCTTTTTATGAACTCGCAAAGAAGATGTTAGGCGTTGTCGAAAATCCAAGAACCTGGGCCTCGGACAATTATATGCAGGAAACTGCAAAGACTTTCGGCATCGAGAGTTCGTTTATCAAAACTCCGGTCGGTGTTCACTTCGGTAAAAGCGGGGTTGATCCTTTTTTTGGCGGAGAAGGACCGGAAAGAAATTCTTGCAACGACTGCGGCGGTTGTATGGTCGGTTGCAGATACAACGCTAAGAATACTCTGGATAAAAATTATCTTTACTTTGCAGAGAAAGCGGGAACCGTCATCTTACCGGAAACAAAAGTAAACCGGTTGATTCCGTTGAGCGCAGATGGATCCGAAGGTTACGAGCTTCATACAGAAAGAACTACTTCTCTTTTTGGATCTCCGAGACGGACTTATAAAACCAAAGGTGTTGTTCTTTCCGCCGGAGTTCTGGGGACCTTGGGACTTTTATTAAAAATGAAAGAAGAAGGAATTCTTCCTAAACTTTCCAAACGTCTGGGACATATCGTTCGAACCAATAGCGAGTCCTTGATCGGAGTGACTCTAAAGGATAAGAAGGCGGATCTTTCTCACGGAGTCGCGATCACATCGAGCGTTTTTCCGGACGAACACACGCACATCGAGCCGGTGAGATATTCGGACGGGTCCGATGCGATGAATGGTCTTGCAGCCGGAGTGATCGTGGATGGAGGAGGAAGTATTCCGAGACAACTTCGATTTTTGATCGAGGTTCTTAAACATCCCGTAAACAGTATCAGCTTGTTGAATCCAATCGGTTTTGCGAGAAGGACGATCATTCTTTTGGTGATGCAGACCGTGGACAACAGCATTGAAATTATTCGGAAGAGAAGATGGATATGGCCGTTTCAAAAATCGCTTTCTTCCACTCAAGAGACGGGAGAAAAAATTCCGACTTACATTCCTATCGCGAATGAGTTCGCTAGGAGGCTCGCAAAAATTACAAACGGAGTTGCAAGAAGCAGTATCAACGAAGCGTTACTCGATATCCCTGCGACCGCGCATATATTGGGCGGATGTAGTATCGCAGAAACTCCCGAAGAAGGAGTAGTGGATCTTAAGAATCGAGTATTCGGTTATCAAAATTTGATGATCTGTGACGGCTCTATGATTCCAGCGAATTTAGGAGTAAACCCAAGTTTGACGATCACTGCGCTTTCCGAAAGGGCGATGTCTTTTGTTCCTTTAAAAGAAAAAGAAATTCTCAGTTTTAAATTTGAAAAGAAATGGGGAATCGTCGGCCTTCTCGGAAAAACAAAAATTCTTCCAGCTAAGAAAAAGTCGGTTCTAAAATCCAAGAAAAAATAA